The Sneathiella sp. P13V-1 genome includes a window with the following:
- the dnaN gene encoding DNA polymerase III subunit beta: protein MKLTIERSTLLTALNHVQSVVERRNTIPILSNILLNAENGSLGLTATDLDLAINEQAEADIQTPGAITAPAHLLYDIVRKLPDGSQIEIAYQGEEGRILVRAGRSQFALSCLPRDDFPIMETGELPFRFSVSTSELKRLIDKSRFAISTEETRYYLNGIYLHAADNEGIPVLRAVATDGHRLARVETPLPANAENIPGIIIPRKAVGELRKLIDDNEGDVAISMSDNRICFSFGGSVLTSKLIDGTFPDYERVIPSGNDKVLELDGRTFAQAVDRVSTISTEKSRAIKLALSGDTVTLSATGADSGSATEELAASYQSDSMEIGFNSKYLLDITGQIEGDNARFILADAQSPTIVRDGTDDGALYVLMPMRV from the coding sequence ATGAAACTAACAATCGAACGCAGCACGCTGCTTACCGCATTGAACCATGTACAGAGTGTCGTCGAACGTCGGAATACCATTCCGATCCTGTCGAATATCCTGCTGAATGCGGAAAATGGATCTTTGGGCCTGACGGCAACGGATCTGGATCTTGCGATTAACGAACAGGCCGAAGCCGATATTCAGACACCGGGCGCCATTACCGCGCCGGCCCATCTGCTCTATGACATCGTTCGGAAACTTCCGGACGGATCCCAGATTGAAATTGCATATCAAGGCGAAGAAGGCCGCATTCTGGTCCGCGCAGGACGCTCACAGTTTGCCCTCTCCTGCCTGCCACGGGATGATTTCCCGATTATGGAAACAGGGGAACTGCCGTTCCGCTTCAGTGTTTCCACATCTGAGCTGAAACGCCTGATCGACAAGAGCCGTTTCGCCATCTCAACTGAGGAAACCCGTTATTACCTGAACGGTATTTATCTGCACGCCGCAGATAACGAAGGTATTCCCGTGCTTCGCGCTGTGGCAACGGACGGACACCGTCTGGCCCGTGTTGAAACACCGCTTCCTGCAAATGCGGAAAATATTCCAGGCATCATCATCCCGCGTAAAGCCGTGGGTGAGCTTCGCAAACTTATTGATGACAATGAAGGCGATGTTGCCATCTCCATGTCTGACAACCGTATCTGCTTCTCATTTGGTGGCTCTGTGCTCACCTCCAAGCTGATCGACGGCACCTTCCCGGATTACGAACGCGTTATCCCAAGCGGAAATGACAAGGTGCTGGAGCTGGATGGCCGCACATTTGCGCAGGCTGTAGATCGTGTCTCCACAATTTCCACAGAGAAATCCCGTGCCATTAAACTGGCACTGTCTGGTGATACGGTAACCCTGTCTGCGACAGGTGCAGATAGCGGCAGTGCAACCGAAGAACTGGCTGCCAGCTACCAGTCAGATTCCATGGAAATCGGTTTTAACTCCAAATATCTGCTGGATATCACAGGTCAGATTGAGGGTGATAATGCCCGCTTTATTCTAGCGGATGCTCAGTCCCCAACTATCGTACGTGACGGAACCGATGACGGTGCCCTTTACGTTCTGATGCCAATGCGCGTGTGA
- the recF gene encoding DNA replication/repair protein RecF (All proteins in this family for which functions are known are DNA-binding proteins that assist the filamentation of RecA onto DNA for the initiation of recombination or recombinational repair.) yields the protein MPPLALTRLVLNDFRNYTYLKLDTDTRPVVLTGPNGSGKTNLLEAISFLSPGRGLRRARLHDPARQDGDGQWVISANIINQGFEHKVGSGLLRPAGGGPGSEKRTVRIDGVDGKRTSDLGEIFQVSWLTPQMDRLFTDTAGGRRRFLDRLTYGFDPEHAKRTASFEKIMRQRNRLLKEGRMDPHWLNSLEHQMAELAISIIAARGQTIDRLNQAMEEGKNGDKNIVIAFPKALLQLTGALEERIKDMPALMAEDSYKQALENNRKIDAAAGSTTHGPHRSDLGVFHREKDQAAALCSTGEQKALLISIILSNARLQAGLHGKAPVLLLDEITAHLDRFRRCALFDEISRLNMQAWMTGTDEALFAEFADRAQFFTVENGTLTRV from the coding sequence TTGCCCCCTCTCGCTTTAACGCGACTGGTGCTGAACGACTTTCGTAATTACACGTATCTGAAACTGGATACGGATACACGGCCTGTTGTTCTGACCGGCCCCAATGGCAGCGGGAAAACAAACCTGCTGGAAGCCATCTCCTTTCTAAGCCCCGGACGGGGCTTACGCCGCGCGCGCCTGCATGATCCTGCGCGGCAAGATGGGGATGGGCAATGGGTGATTTCCGCCAACATCATCAATCAGGGATTTGAACATAAGGTGGGAAGCGGCCTGTTAAGGCCTGCGGGCGGCGGTCCTGGGTCTGAAAAGCGTACCGTTCGTATTGATGGTGTGGATGGAAAACGCACCTCCGATCTGGGGGAGATTTTTCAGGTAAGCTGGCTCACTCCACAAATGGACCGTCTCTTTACCGACACCGCAGGGGGGCGCCGCCGTTTTCTTGACCGCCTGACCTATGGATTTGATCCGGAGCATGCCAAACGAACCGCGTCTTTCGAAAAAATCATGAGACAGCGAAATCGGTTGCTGAAAGAAGGGCGTATGGACCCTCATTGGCTGAATTCTCTGGAGCACCAAATGGCGGAACTAGCCATCTCAATTATTGCGGCCAGAGGACAAACCATTGATCGACTCAATCAGGCCATGGAAGAGGGGAAAAATGGTGATAAAAATATCGTCATCGCCTTTCCAAAAGCGCTTCTTCAACTCACAGGTGCCCTTGAAGAGCGCATAAAGGATATGCCGGCCTTGATGGCGGAAGACAGCTACAAGCAAGCACTTGAAAATAATAGGAAAATTGACGCCGCAGCGGGAAGCACAACCCATGGCCCGCACCGTTCTGATCTCGGTGTTTTCCATCGGGAGAAGGACCAGGCGGCAGCTCTTTGCTCCACCGGTGAACAAAAAGCGCTATTAATTTCAATTATCCTGTCAAATGCACGCCTTCAGGCTGGATTACATGGCAAAGCACCGGTATTATTACTGGACGAAATTACGGCCCATTTGGACCGCTTCAGACGCTGTGCACTTTTCGATGAAATCTCACGCCTGAACATGCAGGCCTGGATGACCGGAACCGACGAAGCGCTGTTTGCGGAATTTGCAGATCGGGCACAATTTTTTACGGTTGAAAACGGGACCCTGACGCGGGTTTGA
- the gyrB gene encoding DNA topoisomerase (ATP-hydrolyzing) subunit B yields the protein MSEEQVSAEEYGAESIKVLKGLDAVRKRPGMYIGDTDDGSGLHHMVYEVVDNAIDEALAGYCDLVYVSLNSDGSVTVRDNGRGIPVDIHEEEGVSAAEVIMTQLHAGGKFDQNSYKVSGGLHGVGVSVVNALSVKLDMKIWRNGKEHQISFSHGDAIDRLAVTGDAPIREDKGEPLTGTEVTFLPSKETFSAVEFDFATLEHRLRELAFLNSGVHIQLNDFRGSEPITTDLHYEGGIAAFVQYLDKSKTPLISETINFDSEKDGIGVEVSLEWNDSYHENVLCFTNNIPQRDGGTHLAGFRAALTRTINKYATSSGIAKKEKASITGDDAREGLTCVVSVKVPDPKFSSQTKDKLVSSEVRPIVESCVNDALDQWFEEHPKDANNIITKIFEAAAAREAARKARELTRRKGALDISSLPGKLADCQSKDPAISELFLVEGDSAGGSAKQGRDRHNQAVLPLRGKILNVERARFDRMLSSQEIGTIITALGTGIGAEEFNIEKARYQKIIIMTDADVDGSHIRTLLLTFFYRQMPELVEKGYLYIAQPPLYKVTRGKSSVYLKDEAAMEDYLIEQGIEDVILTLANGEQRSGHDLLQLINHARVCRDLITSVARPSTMGVVEQVAIAGALSDDVLADPQKGPEAANFVAARLDAMSSETERGWNGEIMPDFSIRFAREVRGVTESLHVDSNLINSTQAAQLNDMKEELAEVYGKAATFAFKETTQTINSPIELLEAVLTIGRKGLSMQRYKGLGEMNPDQLWETTLDSEARTLLQVKVSHGDEADEVFSTLMGDVVEPRRDFIQQNALKVRTLDA from the coding sequence ATGAGTGAAGAACAGGTATCCGCCGAGGAATATGGCGCAGAGTCGATCAAGGTTCTAAAAGGCCTTGATGCCGTGCGAAAGCGCCCCGGTATGTATATCGGCGATACTGATGATGGCTCCGGTCTGCACCACATGGTCTATGAGGTGGTGGATAACGCCATCGACGAAGCATTGGCAGGGTATTGTGATCTGGTTTACGTCTCTCTGAACAGCGACGGCTCCGTCACCGTGCGTGACAATGGTCGTGGTATTCCCGTTGATATCCACGAAGAGGAAGGCGTCTCTGCCGCTGAGGTGATTATGACCCAGTTGCACGCCGGTGGTAAGTTCGACCAGAATTCCTATAAGGTTTCCGGTGGTCTGCATGGTGTGGGTGTCTCCGTTGTGAACGCCTTGTCCGTGAAGCTGGATATGAAAATCTGGCGTAACGGTAAAGAGCATCAGATCAGCTTCTCCCACGGTGACGCTATTGATCGCCTCGCAGTTACAGGTGATGCCCCTATTCGCGAAGATAAGGGGGAACCTTTAACCGGTACAGAAGTTACCTTCCTGCCTTCAAAAGAAACTTTCTCGGCTGTTGAGTTTGATTTTGCAACGCTGGAGCATCGCTTGAGGGAGCTGGCCTTCCTGAACTCCGGTGTTCATATTCAGCTTAACGACTTCCGTGGCAGCGAACCTATTACAACAGACCTTCACTATGAAGGTGGTATTGCGGCATTTGTTCAGTATCTGGATAAATCCAAGACTCCACTGATCAGCGAAACCATCAATTTCGATTCTGAAAAAGACGGCATTGGTGTGGAAGTGTCTTTGGAATGGAACGACAGTTATCATGAAAATGTACTGTGTTTTACCAACAACATCCCTCAGCGTGATGGCGGGACTCACCTTGCAGGTTTCCGCGCGGCCTTGACCCGTACCATCAACAAATATGCCACCAGCAGCGGCATTGCAAAGAAGGAAAAGGCCTCCATCACGGGTGATGACGCCCGTGAAGGTCTGACCTGCGTTGTTTCCGTGAAGGTACCGGATCCAAAATTCTCCTCCCAGACCAAAGACAAACTGGTCTCCAGTGAGGTTCGTCCAATTGTTGAAAGCTGTGTCAATGATGCGCTGGATCAATGGTTTGAAGAGCATCCGAAAGATGCCAACAATATCATCACCAAGATCTTTGAGGCCGCCGCAGCGCGTGAAGCGGCCCGTAAAGCCCGTGAACTTACCCGCCGTAAAGGCGCGCTCGATATCTCAAGCCTGCCAGGCAAACTGGCTGACTGTCAAAGTAAGGACCCGGCTATTTCTGAACTCTTCCTGGTGGAGGGTGATAGTGCGGGCGGTTCTGCAAAACAGGGCCGTGATCGCCATAATCAGGCGGTTCTTCCGCTTCGCGGTAAAATCCTGAACGTGGAACGGGCTCGTTTCGACCGGATGCTGTCTTCTCAGGAAATCGGCACGATTATTACTGCGCTTGGTACCGGTATTGGTGCAGAAGAGTTCAATATCGAAAAAGCGCGGTATCAGAAAATCATCATCATGACGGACGCGGACGTGGACGGATCGCACATTCGGACCCTTCTGCTCACCTTCTTCTATCGCCAGATGCCTGAACTTGTCGAAAAAGGTTATCTTTATATTGCGCAGCCACCTTTATACAAAGTAACCCGTGGTAAATCCTCCGTTTATTTGAAAGACGAAGCCGCCATGGAGGACTACCTGATTGAGCAGGGTATTGAGGACGTGATCCTAACTCTTGCCAATGGGGAACAACGGAGCGGTCACGACCTTCTGCAATTGATCAATCATGCCCGCGTCTGCCGTGATCTTATCACCTCCGTGGCTCGCCCAAGTACAATGGGCGTGGTTGAACAGGTTGCGATCGCCGGTGCACTCAGTGATGATGTTCTTGCCGACCCTCAAAAAGGTCCGGAAGCCGCCAACTTTGTCGCAGCCCGTCTGGATGCCATGTCGTCTGAAACTGAACGGGGATGGAACGGTGAGATTATGCCGGACTTCAGTATCAGATTCGCTCGCGAGGTACGAGGCGTTACTGAAAGCCTTCATGTGGACAGCAACCTGATTAACTCCACCCAAGCGGCGCAGTTGAACGACATGAAGGAAGAGCTTGCAGAAGTTTATGGCAAAGCGGCAACCTTCGCCTTTAAAGAAACAACGCAGACCATCAATTCCCCAATTGAACTTCTGGAAGCCGTACTGACTATCGGACGTAAAGGCCTTTCCATGCAGCGTTATAAGGGTCTCGGTGAAATGAACCCGGATCAGCTTTGGGAGACAACACTGGATTCCGAGGCGCGGACTTTGCTGCAGGTGAAAGTAAGCCATGGTGATGAAGCCGACGAGGTGTTCTCCACCTTGATGGGTGACGTGGTGGAGCCACGCCGTGACTTTATCCAGCAAAATGCTCTGAAAGTACGAACTCTGGATGCTTAA
- a CDS encoding transglycosylase domain-containing protein codes for MTNKKPTGSSGKGHSTPRYDQRKPPTNGGKKPAKKPAPKSKAKQAPESQEAASGGWGTMLLNWGGTVILWGILFVGAVMGYFAYTLPDISGINDIQKRPSMVLEASNGTRFATYGDLYGKMLKPGEIPQVMKNAILATEDAHFYDHFGINPFSLVRAAWRNYEAGRVVEGGSTITQQLAKNLFLTPERSIARKIREVLLAFWLEANYSKEEILALYLNRVYFGSGTYGIDAATRKYFSKPVAKLSTAEAAMLAGLVKAPTYYAPTVSLNRAQQRSTVVMRRMQAVGHLTKTEADKLVKQPATLRHAGSNFRNVRYYSDWVVSEVRSFIGRSDLDLVIRTTLDLNLQKAAETSIERTLAKQGKKFDVEQAAMVAMGPKGDVLAMVGGRKYASSSFNRATSAKRQPGSVFKTVVFAAGFENGRNPNDIYQDKPVNIGGWKPNNYTRRYQGPMSLRSAYAQSINTVAVRLAEDIGRGRVADMAKTLGLTGSFPTHPSISLGTNEVTLIEMTSAYAIIANGGSGVLPYGVLEIRTKGGEVLYKRQSSGKGRMISGRTVNNMRDIMSHTLTNGTGRAANPGFAAAGKTGTTQDYRDAWFIGFTPDLVAGVWFGNDNGSPTKKVTGSNLPAVTWKSFMQEAKGKKPAPQFVAVAEKPLEDQTSIWQRILNTFSDSADGRPTGGNTPASKVERAYPREDDARP; via the coding sequence ATGACAAACAAAAAACCCACAGGATCGTCCGGAAAAGGGCATAGCACACCGCGATATGATCAGCGGAAGCCCCCAACCAATGGCGGCAAGAAACCTGCGAAAAAGCCCGCGCCAAAATCAAAAGCCAAACAGGCACCCGAGAGTCAAGAAGCCGCATCTGGTGGATGGGGAACAATGCTGCTCAACTGGGGTGGCACCGTAATCCTTTGGGGCATTTTGTTTGTCGGGGCCGTGATGGGCTATTTCGCTTACACCCTTCCCGATATTTCCGGCATCAATGACATTCAAAAACGTCCTTCCATGGTCTTGGAAGCCTCAAACGGCACCCGGTTTGCGACCTATGGCGACCTATATGGGAAGATGTTGAAGCCTGGTGAAATCCCGCAAGTGATGAAAAATGCCATTCTGGCAACAGAGGACGCCCACTTTTACGACCATTTTGGCATCAACCCCTTTAGTCTGGTCCGGGCAGCGTGGCGAAACTATGAAGCCGGCCGCGTAGTTGAAGGCGGTAGTACGATCACACAACAGCTCGCCAAGAACCTGTTTCTGACCCCCGAGCGCAGTATCGCCCGCAAGATCCGGGAAGTTCTCCTGGCTTTCTGGCTGGAGGCCAATTACAGCAAAGAAGAAATTCTGGCGCTCTATCTGAATCGAGTTTATTTCGGATCCGGTACATATGGGATCGACGCCGCTACCCGCAAATACTTCTCCAAACCCGTCGCTAAACTCTCAACGGCCGAAGCCGCCATGCTGGCAGGCCTTGTCAAAGCGCCGACATATTATGCCCCAACGGTTAGCCTGAACCGCGCGCAGCAACGCTCCACCGTTGTAATGCGCCGGATGCAAGCGGTGGGACATTTGACAAAAACTGAAGCCGACAAATTGGTGAAACAGCCAGCGACTTTGCGGCATGCAGGCAGTAATTTCAGGAATGTCCGTTATTATTCCGACTGGGTTGTCAGCGAAGTGCGCAGCTTCATTGGGCGCAGCGACCTTGATCTGGTGATCCGTACCACACTGGACCTAAATCTTCAAAAGGCCGCAGAAACATCCATTGAACGCACCCTTGCCAAACAAGGCAAAAAATTTGATGTGGAGCAGGCAGCCATGGTCGCCATGGGACCAAAAGGGGATGTGCTTGCCATGGTGGGCGGGCGGAAATACGCATCGTCTTCCTTCAACCGGGCCACATCCGCAAAACGTCAACCGGGCTCCGTCTTCAAAACCGTTGTTTTCGCAGCAGGCTTTGAAAATGGTCGAAACCCCAATGACATTTATCAAGACAAGCCCGTTAATATTGGCGGATGGAAGCCCAATAACTATACCCGACGCTATCAGGGACCCATGTCCCTGCGGAGCGCATATGCGCAGTCTATAAATACGGTTGCCGTTCGCCTTGCCGAGGATATTGGACGGGGCAGGGTGGCCGACATGGCCAAAACACTGGGACTTACGGGATCTTTTCCAACGCATCCCTCCATTTCCCTTGGCACCAACGAAGTGACGCTGATTGAGATGACGTCCGCATATGCCATTATCGCCAATGGAGGCAGCGGAGTTTTGCCCTATGGTGTTCTTGAAATCCGCACCAAGGGTGGGGAGGTCCTCTACAAACGTCAAAGTTCAGGCAAAGGTCGTATGATTAGTGGGCGGACCGTCAATAATATGCGGGATATCATGTCCCACACACTGACCAATGGGACCGGACGCGCGGCAAATCCAGGATTTGCGGCGGCAGGCAAAACCGGCACTACGCAAGATTATCGCGACGCGTGGTTTATCGGATTTACGCCTGATTTGGTGGCTGGTGTCTGGTTTGGCAATGATAATGGCTCCCCCACCAAGAAGGTCACCGGCAGTAACCTGCCAGCGGTAACCTGGAAGTCTTTCATGCAGGAAGCGAAGGGCAAGAAACCAGCGCCCCAATTTGTGGCGGTTGCCGAGAAACCGCTGGAGGATCAGACAAGCATCTGGCAGCGGATCTTAAACACCTTCAGCGACAGTGCCGATGGCCGCCCTACTGGGGGTAATACGCCTGCCTCTAAGGTAGAGAGGGCATATCCCCGTGAGGATGATGCCCGCCCATAA
- a CDS encoding acyl-CoA dehydrogenase family protein has protein sequence MPNRSPMTELPTHDVENQPPAMGDINYFNIDAALKEGVNREEADWAFSEIREFGAIMGSVHAREQARLADKFSPELKPFDPQGRRLNEVEFHPAYHNLMSMAMKGRIHNLAWVHEGRPGAHAAQMAKAFIFNQTEGGVSCPMAMTYAVYPALKVQEDVAGPLQDLLMSDEYDERSIPVSEKTAMTMGMFMTEKQGGSDVRANSTKATPLGEKTGPGAEYLLNGHKFFCSAPMSDAFLTLAYTDQGLTCFFLPRWKPDGTRNNLFIQRLKDKVGNRSNASSEMEFIDTYAVMVGAEGRGVPTIIEMVQHTRLFCIMGSAALMRSALTQVFYHTSHRRAFQRRLIEQPLMRNLLADMALESEAATQLMMRVAGAFDRAPSDPLEDGYKRIATAIGKYWVCKRTPNFTYEAMECFGGSGYIEENMLGRIYRESPVNSIWEGSGNVMCLDVLRAMSREPESTKALIVELSRATGEHPDYDTAFAEIVDVLESGNIPQSRARWLTEQLAKLLQANILLRHAPKEVSHTFTASRLGRDGGHVYGALPEDAPMDFILERAMGGMMD, from the coding sequence ATGCCTAACCGTTCCCCAATGACTGAGCTTCCCACCCATGATGTTGAAAATCAGCCACCTGCCATGGGTGATATTAACTATTTCAATATCGATGCTGCCTTGAAAGAAGGCGTCAACCGAGAAGAAGCTGACTGGGCTTTTTCAGAAATACGGGAATTTGGGGCTATTATGGGATCGGTTCATGCCAGAGAACAGGCACGGCTTGCCGATAAGTTCAGCCCGGAACTTAAACCTTTTGATCCGCAAGGGCGACGTTTGAACGAAGTGGAATTCCACCCGGCCTATCACAATCTGATGTCCATGGCGATGAAGGGGCGGATCCATAATCTGGCATGGGTCCATGAAGGGCGGCCTGGTGCTCATGCAGCGCAAATGGCAAAAGCCTTTATCTTTAACCAGACAGAAGGTGGTGTTTCCTGCCCGATGGCGATGACATATGCGGTTTACCCTGCGTTGAAGGTTCAGGAGGATGTTGCAGGTCCGCTTCAGGATCTTTTGATGTCCGATGAATATGACGAAAGATCTATTCCGGTCTCCGAAAAAACCGCCATGACAATGGGCATGTTCATGACGGAAAAGCAGGGCGGCAGTGACGTTCGTGCCAACAGCACCAAAGCAACCCCGCTTGGTGAAAAAACAGGACCGGGCGCGGAATATCTTCTCAATGGCCACAAGTTTTTCTGCTCAGCCCCTATGTCCGATGCGTTTCTGACGCTGGCCTATACAGATCAAGGACTTACCTGCTTTTTCCTGCCGCGCTGGAAGCCGGACGGAACACGTAACAACCTGTTCATCCAGCGTTTGAAGGACAAAGTAGGGAACAGGTCCAACGCCTCCAGCGAAATGGAGTTTATTGACACCTACGCCGTCATGGTGGGCGCAGAAGGGCGCGGTGTTCCCACTATTATCGAGATGGTGCAGCATACACGTCTGTTCTGCATTATGGGATCTGCAGCCCTGATGCGAAGCGCCCTGACACAGGTTTTCTACCATACATCACATCGCCGGGCGTTTCAGCGTCGCCTTATTGAACAGCCGTTGATGCGAAACCTTCTGGCGGACATGGCACTTGAAAGTGAAGCGGCAACTCAATTGATGATGCGGGTAGCAGGGGCTTTTGACCGCGCGCCGTCTGATCCTTTGGAAGATGGATACAAACGTATTGCTACGGCTATTGGAAAATACTGGGTTTGCAAGCGCACTCCGAATTTCACGTATGAAGCGATGGAATGCTTTGGCGGTTCCGGCTATATCGAAGAAAATATGTTGGGTCGGATCTACCGTGAAAGCCCGGTCAACAGCATCTGGGAAGGCTCCGGGAATGTGATGTGCCTTGATGTTTTGCGGGCAATGTCGCGGGAGCCGGAAAGCACAAAGGCCCTTATTGTTGAGCTTAGCCGAGCCACAGGAGAACATCCGGATTACGATACTGCCTTTGCCGAAATTGTAGATGTCCTTGAAAGCGGAAATATTCCGCAAAGCCGCGCCCGTTGGCTCACAGAGCAGCTCGCGAAACTTCTGCAGGCAAATATCCTGCTACGTCATGCTCCGAAAGAAGTATCTCATACCTTTACCGCCTCTCGCCTGGGGCGCGATGGCGGTCATGTTTACGGGGCCTTGCCGGAAGATGCCCCTATGGACTTCATCCTCGAACGTGCCATGGGCGGCATGATGGACTAA
- a CDS encoding multidrug effflux MFS transporter: MKLKPDTFSYTVFLSMSVALGALSTDMYLPSLPAMQEAFSASVDEVQWTLSAFMIGIAAFQLVVGPISDRFGRKKTLFVGLAVFILASYGCMYANNVVEMTFYRIIQSFGVCTGVVVPRAMVRDLFELKDSAKQLSRIGTIMAVAPAIAPVFGGYIATYYGWQGIFFFLGTYGALVAIILLVSIDESLDDHHKSSLRLRNIISNYADLLKSREYLGYVLTASFCFAGFFTYISSSSFVLITVYELPVDRFGYYFGSVVIGFMTGTLIGPKVTQLSTLRFSLQVGVFVSLFGGSLLLVLFLNGYGSPVMLVVPMIFYNIGVGMVMPQCQAGAMHPFPEKAGAASALSGFIILGVAGLMGALAGNLFNGTEIPMVIIVFVMAIVTFVFFHMTIFRNPGSIR; this comes from the coding sequence ATGAAGCTTAAGCCTGACACTTTTAGCTACACGGTGTTTCTGTCGATGTCGGTGGCCCTGGGGGCCTTGTCAACGGATATGTACCTGCCCAGCCTGCCGGCAATGCAAGAAGCCTTTTCCGCCAGCGTTGATGAGGTGCAGTGGACGTTAAGCGCCTTCATGATCGGGATCGCGGCCTTCCAGCTTGTCGTGGGACCAATCTCAGACCGGTTTGGTCGTAAGAAGACATTATTTGTGGGTCTGGCGGTTTTTATTCTCGCTTCCTATGGTTGTATGTACGCCAACAATGTGGTCGAAATGACTTTCTACCGGATCATCCAGAGTTTCGGCGTTTGCACAGGAGTTGTAGTCCCTCGGGCGATGGTGCGGGATTTGTTTGAGCTGAAGGATTCAGCGAAACAGCTTTCCCGCATCGGGACAATTATGGCTGTGGCGCCTGCCATTGCACCTGTATTTGGAGGATATATCGCCACTTACTACGGGTGGCAGGGGATATTCTTCTTCCTGGGAACCTATGGGGCGTTGGTTGCCATTATATTATTGGTTTCAATTGATGAATCTTTGGATGATCACCATAAATCGTCCTTGCGGCTGCGAAATATCATCTCCAATTATGCCGATCTTCTGAAGTCGCGGGAATATTTGGGATATGTTCTGACGGCTTCCTTCTGCTTTGCCGGGTTTTTTACCTATATTTCGTCTTCATCTTTTGTTCTGATCACGGTTTATGAACTGCCAGTGGACAGATTTGGATATTATTTTGGATCTGTTGTGATCGGCTTTATGACCGGGACCCTCATTGGTCCAAAAGTAACCCAGCTATCAACTTTGCGGTTTTCACTGCAGGTCGGGGTGTTTGTGTCCCTGTTTGGGGGCTCATTATTGCTGGTGCTTTTTCTGAACGGCTATGGAAGTCCAGTAATGCTGGTTGTTCCGATGATCTTCTACAATATTGGTGTTGGTATGGTCATGCCTCAATGTCAGGCAGGTGCCATGCACCCTTTCCCTGAAAAAGCAGGCGCGGCCTCGGCGCTTAGCGGTTTTATTATTTTGGGTGTTGCAGGATTAATGGGGGCGTTAGCGGGTAACTTGTTTAACGGAACCGAGATCCCCATGGTGATTATTGTCTTTGTTATGGCGATTGTAACCTTTGTTTTCTTCCATATGACTATTTTCCGGAATCCGGGTTCAATCCGATAA
- a CDS encoding M48 family metallopeptidase: protein MRLKIRYPRNVQIVIPARVGVEAAYRFAEAERVWIARQITKLPKRQSFNVGELIPYLGTSHEIAQGPRLRGGVLVENGQIIVNADQPHIPRRIKEWLRKQAKERLHEQCQYWAGHMGVRYRKITVRDQKTRWGSCSSTGSLNFSWRLVMMPEEVFEYIVIHELSHLVHLDHGPAFWRLVEAYCPAFEQHRKWLKINGTYLHKYDTTN, encoded by the coding sequence ATGCGCCTTAAAATTCGATACCCCCGTAACGTCCAAATCGTTATTCCTGCGCGCGTGGGTGTGGAAGCTGCCTACAGGTTTGCAGAAGCTGAACGGGTCTGGATAGCAAGACAAATTACCAAATTACCTAAACGGCAGAGCTTCAATGTCGGGGAGCTTATCCCCTATCTGGGCACGTCGCATGAAATTGCACAAGGGCCTCGCCTTCGTGGGGGTGTTCTGGTTGAAAATGGACAAATCATTGTCAATGCAGACCAGCCTCATATTCCCCGCCGTATAAAAGAATGGTTGAGAAAGCAGGCTAAAGAGCGTCTTCATGAACAGTGTCAGTACTGGGCTGGTCATATGGGGGTTCGCTATCGGAAAATTACTGTTCGGGACCAGAAAACCAGATGGGGAAGCTGTTCATCCACCGGGTCATTAAACTTCTCCTGGCGACTGGTGATGATGCCAGAGGAAGTATTTGAATATATTGTGATTCATGAGCTTTCCCACTTAGTCCATTTGGATCATGGCCCCGCCTTCTGGCGTCTGGTGGAAGCCTATTGCCCTGCCTTTGAGCAACATAGAAAATGGCTCAAAATTAATGGTACATATTTGCATAAATATGATACAACTAATTAG
- a CDS encoding YcgN family cysteine cluster protein codes for MTDQPFWETTPLDQMTLEQWESLCDGCAKCCLLKLEDEDTGEVAYTNIACRQLDLGNCRCMNYERRAILVPDCITITPKLIEQLEWMPKTCAYRRLYEGKTLAWWHPLVSGSSETVHEAGISARGRVVSERKAKDPEDYIVEWPEEDIP; via the coding sequence GTGACCGATCAGCCCTTTTGGGAAACAACACCGCTTGACCAGATGACACTGGAGCAGTGGGAAAGCCTGTGCGATGGCTGTGCCAAATGCTGCCTGTTGAAGCTGGAAGATGAAGATACGGGTGAAGTTGCCTATACCAACATCGCCTGTCGTCAGCTTGATCTGGGTAATTGTCGCTGCATGAATTATGAACGGCGGGCGATTTTGGTTCCTGACTGCATCACCATTACCCCAAAACTGATTGAGCAATTGGAGTGGATGCCGAAAACCTGTGCCTATCGCCGGTTATATGAGGGGAAGACCCTTGCCTGGTGGCATCCTCTGGTATCGGGATCCAGCGAAACGGTACATGAAGCTGGGATTTCAGCCCGTGGCCGCGTGGTGTCCGAACGCAAAGCGAAAGATCCTGAGGATTATATTGTTGAGTGGCCTGAGGAGGATATTCCATAG